Below is a window of Moraxella nasibovis DNA.
TGCGATTGGTACAGGGGCAAAAGCCACAGGCACACAATCCATCTCTATCGGTACAGGTAACGTGGTATCAGGTAATAACTCAGGTGCATTGGGTGACCCATCGATCGTCTCAGGTGCAGGCTCTTATACCGTTGGTAACGATAACGCTGTGGGTAGCACATCGACCAATGTCGGTGCCTTTGGTAACAACAACCAAATCGGTGCCACAGCCACTTATGATGCAGCTGGTAAATTACAGCTTGCCGATGGTCTGACTGACACCGCAGCGGTATCAGGCTCTCGTGTGGTAGGTAACAACAACACCATCACCACCAACGAAACTTTCGTACTGGGCAACCGTGTAACCACTACCGCTGACAACTCAGTATTCTTAGGCACCGAGTCTGGCCTACACTGCCAAAGGCGATAGCACAGATGGCATCGGTGCAGTAACCGAGCCTGTCAATGTCAATGGCGTAAGCTATGGCGACTTTGCAGGTAAAACATCGGTCGGCGTGGTATCAGTGGGCGATGTTGGCAAAGAACGCCGTATCCAAAATGTCGCCGCAGGTCTAATCTCAGCGACTTCAACCGATGCGATTAACGGCTCACAGTTGTATGCCGTGGCGGATAAATTGGCTGCTGTTGATGCCGCAGCAAACCGCACCAATTATTTCCATGTAAACACTGACGCTCTCGATCAGCCTGCTGGCAATCCTGACACCAATGAAGGCACGGTCGATGCTAAGGGTGGTGCTGTTGGTCAATATGCAGTCGCAGCAGGTATCGATGCTCAGGCGAAAGGATCTGCTGCCATTGCCATCGGTTTAAATGCAGGTAAGGACTCAGAAGGCACCCTTACTCGAAATACAATCATGATCGGTAATCATGCTGGAAATCTCTCATCATTAGAACAGGGTGTCTTGCTAGGTATTGGTGTTGGCACCAACCGAACAGGTGCTAATGTCATTGCTATTGGTGAGCATGCCGGCTCTTATCGCCCACCACAACTAGATGTGTTCAATCCACCAGAACCAGATGATCAAGTTCATTGGCAAGATCTTGGCTATACGACCAACGAAGTACTTAGTAATTCAACTGTGATAGGTCGTTTTGCCGGGCTTAATGCAACGGGATTTTCTAACGACTATTTAGGTTGGAATGCAGGCGAACTTAGACATGGCGATGCCAATATTGCGATGGGTCATCTGGCGGGTGCGGCAGCTGGAGGCTATCTTGACCATACTGGCTCAAGAGTGGGTGTCATTGGCAGTTACAATGTTGCATTAGGCGCTGCTTCTGGGCAAGGCATAAACGGTTACAATAATATTGCCATTGGCATTAACTCCAATCATAGCATTAATTTCTCAGAAGATAACAAAACCCCAACCAAATTAAACCCCGATGTAAAAGTCCCATATGTCAATGACGCCATCGCCATCGGTCAAGACACCACCGCCCAAAAAGACACCGCCATCGCCATCGGTAAAAATGCCAAGGCAGCAGTCGCTGAGGGTGATGTGGCACTGGGTGCAGACTCAGAGACTACCCAAGTAACACCAACTGCCAATGCAGCGGTCAATGGCATCACTTATGGCAACTTTGCAGGTGCAGCGCCGACCAGCGCAGTATCAATCGGCGCTGCTGGCAGTGAGCGTCAGCTTCAGAATGTCGCCGCAGGTCGTATCTCAGCGACTTCAACCGATGCGATTAACGGCTCGCAGTTGTACATCGTAGCAGATGAGCTGAGTAAAAGAATCGGCACTGAACCTGAAACCTATTTCCATGTAAATACAGGTGCAAACAGAGGTACAGGCAATGCTGTCACCAACTTGGGTAAGATCAGTGAGGCGGCTGGTGCTACTGCACCTGGCGCCATCACAGGCGGTATCAATGCCCAAGCAACCGAAGGTGGTGCCATCGCCATCGGTCAAGACAGCCGTGCTGTAGCCAATCATGCCATCGCCATTGGCGTGGAGGCAGGTAAAGAGTCAACCGAGCCCACAGGAACCATCATGATCGGCGAACAGGCTGGTTACCGCACATCAGCACAGAGCAGTGTTCTTTTGGGCCGTATGTCTGGTCATAGCCGCACAGCTTCTGGCATCGTTGCGATTGGTACTGATGCTGCCAGTTATGATCTTACAGAGGAACAAAACCAAATGGGCATGTCCTATCTGGCTTATACCACGGCGATCGGTATGTCCGCTGCCACCAACGCAACAGGTCATTATAATGACTATGTTGGTGGTCAGGCAGGCTACACTAGGCATGGCGATTATAATGTCGCCATGGGCTATTTAGCGGGCGCAGGCAAAGCAAGTAGCAATGAAGTGGATCTAACGGGTATGAGAGCAGGCTCTATGGGCGACAATAATGTCTCATTAGGCACCTACTCCGCCTTGGCTTTAAATGGCAATGATAATATCACCATCGGTCAGAAGGCTAACCAAGGCTGGGCATTTACTGAAGACAACATGACCGCAACCGAAGAGAAGCCTGACATCAAAGTCGCCTATGTTAATGACACCATCGCCATCGGTCAAGACACCAAGGCTCAAAAAGACACCGCCATCGCCATCGGTAAAAATGCCAAGGCAGCGGCCGCTGTCGGTGATGTGGCACTAGGTGCTGGCTCAGAAACCCTCGCCGTAACCCCAACCTCTAATGCGACTGTCAATGGCATCACTTACGGCAACTTTGCAGGTAGTGCGCCTAAGAGCGCTGTGTCTGTTGGTGCAAAAGATAGCGAGCGCCAGATCCAGCATGTCGCCGCAGGTCGTATCACAGCAGACAGCACCGATGCGATTAACGGCAGCCAGCTGTATATGGTCACCCAAGGCACGCTAGACCAAATGCCAGTGGTTTATACCAAAGCTGATGGCACTAAAGTATTCAAACAGCCAGATGGTAAGTTCTTAGATGCTGACGGTAATGAGGTTGATGCAGGCGATGTAATTGCCTCGATGAACAATCCACAAAACAGCACCACAGCTCCGATGACCTTGACTAACATCAAGTCAAACTTGGCACCGGTGACTACGGCAACTACAGAACAGCCAAATGCAAACCACCCAGTATTGCTAGAAGAAAACGCTAACAATGCTGCAACGCTAGGCGATGTACTAAACGCTGGTTGGAACCTACAAGAAAATGGTGATGCAAGAGATGTTGTAGTACACGCTGACACCGTAAACTTCGTTAATGGTGCAGGTACAACAGCAGTTGTAGAAACAGATGGAAAAACTTCAACCATCAAATATGATGTGAATGTAGATGGTGAGACCATCACAACGAAGACAGATCCAAACGATCCGACTAAGACTGTGATTACTGTCAACACCACACCATTGGCTGATGCGGATAATGACGGTAAAGTGGACGAACCTGCTGCACCAAATGCACTTGTTACGGCACAAACTGTGGCGAATGCAATCAACAACTCAGGTTGGAAATTGGATGTATCACAATCAGAAGGTCAAGCAGTTGGTACGGGTGAAGAGCTGATTAACCCATCAGACAAAGTGACTATTGATGCAGGTAAAAACATCAGCATTACTCAAGCAGGTAGTACAATCAGCATTGCAACCGCTGATGATGTTGAGTTTGCAAGCGTGAAAACCAATAGCCTAGAAGTACCAACTGACAACGGCAGCTCGGTGAAGATTGACAACAACGGCGTTGATGTTGGTGGCAATGTAATCAGCAATGTAGCGGATGGTGTTGAAGATGGTGATGCTGTCAATGTAAGTCAGTTGAATGCAGCCAAAGCAAATGTTGTAGGCGAAGAAGGTATTGAAGTAACTTCTGAATCAACTCCAGAAGGTACCACTTACACCGTTTCTGCTAAGACTGATGGTGTAACCACCTATGTAGACAACAATGGTAACATTGCTGCCATCACAGGTGATCTAAACACATCAACCGATGGTTCAGTAAGCTCTGAGATGCCAAATTCATTGGTAACAGGCGATCAAGTAGCCAACGCCATCAACAACTCAGGCTTTAATGTAACCTCAGGTGCTACTGGTTCAGGTGAAGTTGATGGTAAAACCACAGAACTGATCAACCCATCAGAAACTGTGACTTTCCAAGCTGGTGATAACTTGGTTCTAAACCAAGCTGAAAATGTATTCACATACAGCTTGAATGATGACATCAACATCAACAGCGTACAGTTCAACGACGGTCCTAAGATCACGAGCGATGGCGACAACATCAAAGTTGAAGGTCCTAACGGCGAAGCTACTAAGATCACTAATGTTGCAGACGGTACTGGTGACAACGACGCAGTCAATGTAAGTCAGCTTAAAGATGCTCAAGCAGCAGCAACTACCAAAGTTGAAGAAGCTGACGGCATCAATGTAGAAGCCACTGAAAATGAAGACGGCTCTACCACTTACACCGTTTCTGCTAAGACTGATGGTGTAACCACCTATGTAGACAACAATGGTAACATTGCTGCCATCACAGGTGATCTAAACACATCAACCGATGGTTCAGTAAGCTCTGAGATGCCAAATTCATTGGTAACAGGCGATCAAGTAGCCAACGCCATCAACAACTCAGGCTTTAATGTAACCTCAGGTGCTACTGGTTCAGGTGAAGTTAATGGTACAACCACAGAACTGATCAACCCATCAGAAACTGTGACTTTCCAAGCTGGCGATAACTTGGTTCTAAACCAAGCTGAAAATGTATTCACATACAGCTTGAATGATGACATCAACATCAACAGCGTACAGTTCAACGACGGTCCTAAGATCACGAGCGATGGCGACAACATCAAAGTTGAAGGTCCTAACGGCGAAGCTACTAAGATCACTAATGTTGCAGACGGTACTGATGACAACGACGCAGTCAATGTAAGTCAGCTTAAAGATGCTCAAGCAGCAGCAACCACCAAAGTTGAAGAAGCTGACGGCATCAATGTAGAAGCCACTGAAAATGCAGACGGCTCTACCACTTACACTGTTTCTGCTAAGACTGATGGCACTACCACGAAGATTGATGACAACGGCAACATCGCAGCTGTTACCACCACCTTCACACCATCTACTGATGGTAAAGTAGGCGCACCTGCTGACAATGGCGATTCACTAGTAACTGCTAACACCGTTGCTGATGCCATCAACAACTCTGGTTGGAACCTAGCAGCTGATGGTACTGAGGGTACTGAGCTGATCAACCCATCAGACACTGTTACCTTCAAAACTGGTAGCGACAACCTAACTGTTAAGCGTGAAGGTGCTGACATCATTTATGACCTAGCAGATGACATCAATGTAAGCAGCGTACAGTTCAACGATGGTCCTAAGATCACGAGCGATGGCGACAACATCAAAGTTGAAGGTCCTAACGGCGAAGCTACTAAGATCACCAATGTGGCTGATGGTACTGGTGACAACGACGCAGTCAATGTAAGTCAGCTTAAAGATGCTCAAGCAGCAGCAACCACCAAAGTTGAAGAAGCTGACGGCATCAATGTAGAAGCCACTGAAAATGCAGACGGCTCTACCACTTACACTGTTTCTGCTAAGACTGATGGCGTAACCACCTATGTAGACAACAATGGTAACATTGCTGCCATCACAGGTGATCTAAACACATCAACCGATGGTTCAGTAAGCTCTGAAATGCCAAATTCATTGGTAACAGGCGATCAAGTAGCCAACGCTATTAACAACTCTGGTTGGAACTTGCTAAACAATGGCGCACAGCGTGATGTGGTTCGCCCAGCCGATGCTGTAAACTTCATCAACGGTAAAGGCACGACAGCTGTGGTAGAAACTGCTGCTGATGGTAAGTCTAGCACCGTGAAGTTTGATATCAATGTAGATGGTGAGACCATCACAGTTGATGAAGACGGCAACTTGACAGTGAATAAAGATGCGGTTGATACAAATACTGTAACCACCGTAACTGCTGGCAAGAATATGGTTGTAACGAACACTGGCACAGACGATGCACCAAACTACGAAGTTAAAACTGCTGATGATGTGAACTTCAACAGCGTAACCGTAGGTCCTGTAGTGATTAACCAAAACGGCATCAATGCTGGTGATAAGAAGATCACCAATGTGGCAGCTGGCGACATCTCAGCCACCAGCAAAGATGCGGTAAATGGTAGCCAGTTGTATGCGTTGGCAGATCAGTTCAATACTAAGATTGAAACTGCCAAGACTGTGGTAGATTCGGCTGATAAGTCAGTGACTGTTACACCAAGCACTACCGATACTGGTGCAACTAAATACGATCTGTCAGTGAAAACTGATGGTGATACCATTAAGAAAAATCCTGATGGTTCATTGGCTGTGAATACCACACCATTGACTAACAATGCTAATGGTGCGGTCAATACTCCAGCGGCACCAAATGCGATTGCAACCGCAGGTGATGTGGCAAATGCCATCAATAACTCAGGCTTTACTTTGACAGCCCAAGGCGCTAATGGCTCTGTGGTAAATCCAGGTGAAACTGTTGACATGAACAACACTGATGGCAATATTGTCATCACCAAACCAGCTGATAGTAACAATGTTACCTATAATCTGGCTAAAGATGTGAAAGTTGACAGCGTAACTGCTGGCGGCACAGAGGTAAATAACGATGGCATCACCATCGCAGCACCGACTGAGAACAACCCTGACAATGTGGTCAGCCTAACTCAGACTGGTCTGAACAACGGTGGCAACCGCATCACCAATGTCGCACCAGGTGTGGATGCAACTGATGCTGTCAATGTCAGCCAGCTACAAGGCACAGCGAACTACCTGAACAACCGCATTGACGGTGTGGCAGACGATGCCAACGCAGGTGTTTCATCAGCGATGGCGATGGCAGCACTACCACAAGCTTACATCCCAGGTAAGTCAATGCTAACTGGTGGTATCGCCAGCTACAATGGCGAAGGTGCTGTGGCAGTGGGCTTCTCGAAGCTGTCTGACAACGGCCGCTGGGTGCTTAAAGTGTCTGGCTCTGCCGACACCCAAGGCAATGCTGGTGGTGCAGTGGGTGCAGGTTTCCACTTCTAAGCTGCATTTAGGTAGATCAATCCATGCTTCGTGAAATTCGGAGCATGGCGTTGATTAAAATTTTCAATTCCTTTACAATATTGACAAAATATTAGTTTTTGTTACTTAGGATAACATCATGAAAAAAATTACCGCATTAAGTGCTGCTGTGGCAATGCTTGCACTAACAGGCTGTATGGGTACAAAGCAAGTCAGCCAAAACATCTCAGATAAAGGCACTATTGCTGCTGAGGACATCTACTTTCCTAAGTTGGATGACGCATGGCAAAAAGACGGTCAATTCCCAAACCGTGAAAACCTGTCTAAGATCCGCCCAGGTATCGCCAAAGATGAGCTGTATCAGCTGATCGGTCGTCCGCATTTTAACGAATCAAACCGTGCTCGTGAGTGGGACTACATCATGAAGTTTTATAAGGCTGACGACAGCGTCAAAGTCTGCCAATATAAAGTCATTTTTGATGAGAAGTTCCGTGGTCAAGAGTTCTACTGGCTGCCAGCGGACTGTGCTGCTTATGCCAAGCCGCCAGCAGCTGGTCAGACCATCATTGTTAATCAGCCAGCACCAGTTGCACCAGCAGAGCCGATTGTCAAAGAGCGCATCAACCTAGAAGCTGATGCTCTGTTCAAGTTTGACAAGTGGAAGCTTGAAGACATGCTACCAGCAGGTCGTGCAAGATTGGATGAGTTGGCAGCTCAGCTACTTGCTTGGGAAGCTCGTGGTGAGTCTCGTGTACATCTGACAGGTCACACCGACCGCTACGGCGATGACATGTACAACATGAACCTGTCAATGCTGCGTGCTAACACTGTTCGTCAATACCTGATCTCAAAAGGCGTGACCGCAAGCACGCTGACCGCATCAGGCGCAGGCGAATCACAGCCGCTACCGCATGTGGTCTGCGACATCAATGCACCAAAATCTGTACAGATCGTGTGCTTGCAGCCAAACCGCCGTGTAGAAGTGGATGTGACGGTTTATGCTCGTGTTGCCGAAGGTGGCGTACAGCAAATCCAAATGAACCAAGATTACCAAAACTTCAATCAAGCTCAGTAATCGGTCAAATTGGATCTATTCACCAAAACAAACCGCTCATTTGATGAGCGGTTTGTTTTTTTGGAGGAGATTTGAAAAGAGTAGTGTTCTTAGGTGAACTCGGTATTTTTTAAGATGTCTTTAAAAAGTGCCTTTTGTTCAGGGCTTGGTTTGGCGGATTGTAAAGACATGACGGCACTCATGTCGCCATCGATACGGATTTTGCCCGTCATGAAGGCTTCGATGGCGATGTTGGTGTCGCCAGTTTTGATGATGTCGCCCAAGGTTTCTTGGTCGATTTTGATGGTGCTGACGGCATCATCGGCATGACCTTGGTGGATTTTACCGCCTTTTAGGTGGAGTAGGGTAGGGCTGTCTTGCTCGATGGTGGCGTTTACCACGAGATTGGCAAGTGCTGGCGGTAGGTTCAGTTCGCCTGCTGATTCGTTCAATTTGGCGACGGTGTCAAACCATGCTGGTGAGAGAAATAGGCTCATAAAATGTCCTTTGGTTGGTTAAAGATGGTTGGTTAAAAAAATCGAAAAAAACGGCGACGGCTAGATGATGACTTATGTCTTGTAAATGCCGAATTTGCTTGTATGGCGTCTTGTGTCCAAGTCATTATCTAGGTCAATATCTAAGTTGATATCTAATTCATTATAAAGCAATTTTGGCAAAAAGTCTGAATTTTCATGAGTGGTGTGATTCATCGGGCATGATGCGCCAAAAACAGGGCAAATTTCGCTCAAAACCTGCCGATATTTGCTCAAAAATTACATCAATGCCAAAAATCTTGCCAAAAATCTCAAAAATTTTTACAAAAGATAGCCTAAACTTACATTTGTGTTGTATAATAAAGGGTGAAAATTT
It encodes the following:
- a CDS encoding YadA-like family protein, which translates into the protein MVSVGDVGKERRIQNVAAGLISATSTDAINGSQLYAVADKLAAVDAAANRTNYFHVNTDALDQPAGNPDTNEGTVDAKGGAVGQYAVAAGIDAQAKGSAAIAIGLNAGKDSEGTLTRNTIMIGNHAGNLSSLEQGVLLGIGVGTNRTGANVIAIGEHAGSYRPPQLDVFNPPEPDDQVHWQDLGYTTNEVLSNSTVIGRFAGLNATGFSNDYLGWNAGELRHGDANIAMGHLAGAAAGGYLDHTGSRVGVIGSYNVALGAASGQGINGYNNIAIGINSNHSINFSEDNKTPTKLNPDVKVPYVNDAIAIGQDTTAQKDTAIAIGKNAKAAVAEGDVALGADSETTQVTPTANAAVNGITYGNFAGAAPTSAVSIGAAGSERQLQNVAAGRISATSTDAINGSQLYIVADELSKRIGTEPETYFHVNTGANRGTGNAVTNLGKISEAAGATAPGAITGGINAQATEGGAIAIGQDSRAVANHAIAIGVEAGKESTEPTGTIMIGEQAGYRTSAQSSVLLGRMSGHSRTASGIVAIGTDAASYDLTEEQNQMGMSYLAYTTAIGMSAATNATGHYNDYVGGQAGYTRHGDYNVAMGYLAGAGKASSNEVDLTGMRAGSMGDNNVSLGTYSALALNGNDNITIGQKANQGWAFTEDNMTATEEKPDIKVAYVNDTIAIGQDTKAQKDTAIAIGKNAKAAAAVGDVALGAGSETLAVTPTSNATVNGITYGNFAGSAPKSAVSVGAKDSERQIQHVAAGRITADSTDAINGSQLYMVTQGTLDQMPVVYTKADGTKVFKQPDGKFLDADGNEVDAGDVIASMNNPQNSTTAPMTLTNIKSNLAPVTTATTEQPNANHPVLLEENANNAATLGDVLNAGWNLQENGDARDVVVHADTVNFVNGAGTTAVVETDGKTSTIKYDVNVDGETITTKTDPNDPTKTVITVNTTPLADADNDGKVDEPAAPNALVTAQTVANAINNSGWKLDVSQSEGQAVGTGEELINPSDKVTIDAGKNISITQAGSTISIATADDVEFASVKTNSLEVPTDNGSSVKIDNNGVDVGGNVISNVADGVEDGDAVNVSQLNAAKANVVGEEGIEVTSESTPEGTTYTVSAKTDGVTTYVDNNGNIAAITGDLNTSTDGSVSSEMPNSLVTGDQVANAINNSGFNVTSGATGSGEVDGKTTELINPSETVTFQAGDNLVLNQAENVFTYSLNDDININSVQFNDGPKITSDGDNIKVEGPNGEATKITNVADGTGDNDAVNVSQLKDAQAAATTKVEEADGINVEATENEDGSTTYTVSAKTDGVTTYVDNNGNIAAITGDLNTSTDGSVSSEMPNSLVTGDQVANAINNSGFNVTSGATGSGEVNGTTTELINPSETVTFQAGDNLVLNQAENVFTYSLNDDININSVQFNDGPKITSDGDNIKVEGPNGEATKITNVADGTDDNDAVNVSQLKDAQAAATTKVEEADGINVEATENADGSTTYTVSAKTDGTTTKIDDNGNIAAVTTTFTPSTDGKVGAPADNGDSLVTANTVADAINNSGWNLAADGTEGTELINPSDTVTFKTGSDNLTVKREGADIIYDLADDINVSSVQFNDGPKITSDGDNIKVEGPNGEATKITNVADGTGDNDAVNVSQLKDAQAAATTKVEEADGINVEATENADGSTTYTVSAKTDGVTTYVDNNGNIAAITGDLNTSTDGSVSSEMPNSLVTGDQVANAINNSGWNLLNNGAQRDVVRPADAVNFINGKGTTAVVETAADGKSSTVKFDINVDGETITVDEDGNLTVNKDAVDTNTVTTVTAGKNMVVTNTGTDDAPNYEVKTADDVNFNSVTVGPVVINQNGINAGDKKITNVAAGDISATSKDAVNGSQLYALADQFNTKIETAKTVVDSADKSVTVTPSTTDTGATKYDLSVKTDGDTIKKNPDGSLAVNTTPLTNNANGAVNTPAAPNAIATAGDVANAINNSGFTLTAQGANGSVVNPGETVDMNNTDGNIVITKPADSNNVTYNLAKDVKVDSVTAGGTEVNNDGITIAAPTENNPDNVVSLTQTGLNNGGNRITNVAPGVDATDAVNVSQLQGTANYLNNRIDGVADDANAGVSSAMAMAALPQAYIPGKSMLTGGIASYNGEGAVAVGFSKLSDNGRWVLKVSGSADTQGNAGGAVGAGFHF
- a CDS encoding OmpA family protein, whose product is MKKITALSAAVAMLALTGCMGTKQVSQNISDKGTIAAEDIYFPKLDDAWQKDGQFPNRENLSKIRPGIAKDELYQLIGRPHFNESNRAREWDYIMKFYKADDSVKVCQYKVIFDEKFRGQEFYWLPADCAAYAKPPAAGQTIIVNQPAPVAPAEPIVKERINLEADALFKFDKWKLEDMLPAGRARLDELAAQLLAWEARGESRVHLTGHTDRYGDDMYNMNLSMLRANTVRQYLISKGVTASTLTASGAGESQPLPHVVCDINAPKSVQIVCLQPNRRVEVDVTVYARVAEGGVQQIQMNQDYQNFNQAQ
- a CDS encoding SCP2 sterol-binding domain-containing protein — protein: MSLFLSPAWFDTVAKLNESAGELNLPPALANLVVNATIEQDSPTLLHLKGGKIHQGHADDAVSTIKIDQETLGDIIKTGDTNIAIEAFMTGKIRIDGDMSAVMSLQSAKPSPEQKALFKDILKNTEFT